One region of Candidatus Binataceae bacterium genomic DNA includes:
- a CDS encoding AcvB/VirJ family lysyl-phosphatidylglycerol hydrolase: protein MTRLGPLSLISIIVAMCSFAARPANAYVVGRYESVTLAEPTGKARSIVVFFSGRSGLSPDDHAAAQVLANAGILVVEVDSRHYLHALDKIKEKCHSLAYDAEILSRQLEREHHFPNYVTPIVAGIGEGGTLAELTLDEAAPGTLTGAISVDPAQFVASRRPICSILPTTSHRRGFEYGAPIKLPGFWIVALRHGVHKSDREYIMALRKRGAPIDVREINPNANLGDTLYSLIEPHLARSQPETPTPKIQISHDLSNLPIVELPTQTKSNVMAIVLSGDGGWRDIDKTIAEDLQRKGVPVVGLDTLRYFWSKKTPDQITKVVETLIATFTDKWHANKVALIGYSFGADVLPFAYNRLPQSMRDQVALVVLLGVSKSADFEISVGDWLGEPPGPDALPVIPEATRIPPQLVQCFYGEEETNTACPTLQTHGAEVFKRTGGHHFNGNYGGVADIIMAGLKKRTEASTAALRNAASSSAN from the coding sequence GCCCGACCGGCGAATGCCTACGTCGTCGGCCGCTACGAAAGCGTCACGCTCGCGGAACCGACCGGCAAGGCGCGCAGTATAGTGGTTTTCTTTTCTGGTCGAAGTGGATTATCGCCGGATGATCACGCCGCGGCACAGGTGCTCGCCAATGCTGGAATACTAGTTGTCGAAGTTGATAGCCGGCATTATTTGCATGCGCTTGATAAGATTAAGGAGAAATGTCATTCGCTCGCCTACGATGCCGAAATTCTAAGTCGGCAGCTCGAGCGGGAACATCACTTTCCGAATTACGTAACGCCGATAGTGGCCGGGATTGGCGAAGGCGGCACACTCGCCGAGTTGACCCTGGATGAAGCTGCTCCAGGCACACTGACTGGAGCAATCTCAGTTGACCCTGCGCAGTTCGTCGCGAGCCGGCGGCCAATCTGCTCGATCCTGCCCACGACCTCGCATCGAAGAGGCTTTGAATACGGCGCGCCGATTAAATTACCGGGTTTCTGGATCGTCGCGCTGAGGCATGGGGTCCACAAGTCCGATCGCGAATATATTATGGCCCTGCGCAAGAGAGGCGCGCCCATCGATGTGCGAGAAATCAACCCGAACGCGAACCTGGGCGATACTCTGTACTCCCTGATAGAGCCGCATCTTGCGCGGAGCCAGCCAGAAACGCCCACTCCCAAAATTCAGATTTCGCACGACCTCTCCAATCTGCCGATTGTAGAACTACCTACTCAGACGAAATCGAACGTGATGGCTATCGTACTGTCAGGCGACGGCGGCTGGCGCGATATCGACAAAACGATTGCGGAAGATCTCCAGCGGAAAGGCGTCCCGGTCGTGGGACTCGATACCTTGAGATACTTCTGGAGCAAGAAAACTCCCGACCAGATCACGAAGGTAGTCGAAACCCTGATCGCGACATTCACCGACAAATGGCACGCCAACAAGGTAGCCCTGATTGGCTATTCATTCGGCGCCGACGTGCTGCCTTTCGCTTACAACAGATTGCCCCAGAGTATGCGCGATCAAGTCGCGCTGGTCGTGCTCCTGGGGGTCTCCAAGTCCGCCGATTTCGAAATCTCAGTCGGCGATTGGCTGGGCGAGCCACCCGGCCCCGACGCCCTGCCCGTAATACCGGAAGCAACCAGGATTCCGCCGCAACTGGTGCAATGCTTTTACGGTGAGGAAGAAACAAACACCGCCTGCCCAACCCTCCAAACCCACGGCGCCGAAGTCTTCAAAAGAACCGGCGGCCATCACTTCAACGGCAACTACGGCGGCGTCGCCGACATAATAATGGCAGGCCTGAAGAAACGCACCGAGGCTTCCACCGCTGCGCTCCGAAATGCCGCCTCGTCATCCGCGAATTAA